In Methanothrix sp., a genomic segment contains:
- a CDS encoding transposase: MRDKKVETVIIDTSSIAIDLNLWRNRYRIGKGDKEYKYSYSPSIGYYVGFKLILAINQDNELLGFEIFKNSPNDSKMLIPFLDKLYRSRIIKSEDIIICDKGFTSKNNYQTIINRFNIVPIIYPRKNTNLEKIIHNLNSPLDLFFYKKYNWAIWKRTVVVFKKLIYEWESFKIIRSNIEDFFNIAKNFLGMNRNHQYTKVSIEKRVARIIFLTQTLICLLDDLNIDKRAIPYW; encoded by the coding sequence TTGAGGGATAAAAAGGTAGAAACAGTAATTATTGACACTAGTTCTATCGCTATCGACCTTAATTTGTGGAGAAACCGATATAGAATTGGTAAGGGAGATAAAGAATATAAATATTCATATAGTCCATCTATAGGATATTATGTCGGATTTAAGTTGATTTTGGCAATAAATCAGGATAATGAGCTCCTGGGGTTTGAAATTTTCAAAAACTCGCCCAATGACTCTAAAATGCTTATTCCTTTCCTCGATAAGCTATATCGCTCCAGAATTATCAAATCGGAAGATATAATCATCTGTGATAAGGGTTTTACGTCAAAAAACAATTATCAGACTATCATCAATAGATTTAATATCGTTCCGATCATATATCCCAGGAAAAACACAAATTTAGAGAAGATAATTCATAACCTAAATTCACCTTTGGATTTGTTTTTTTATAAAAAATATAATTGGGCCATTTGGAAACGAACTGTAGTTGTTTTCAAAAAACTAATCTATGAATGGGAGAGTTTCAAGATAATAAGGTCGAATATTGAAGATTTCTTTAATATAGCTAAGAATTTTCTAGGAATGAACCGAAACCATCAATATACGAAGGTTAGCATCGAAAAGAGGGTTGCCCGAATAATTTTCTTGACCCAAACGTTGATTTGTTTGTTGGATGATCTAAATATTGATAAAAGGGCCATACCATATTGGTGA
- a CDS encoding thermonuclease family protein codes for MAFFLIKGTFHVKGYSPDGDSIRFRARNPDNWKKLSGPAVELNARGHAQLRIEAIDALETHYQGYHQPMKLAKAACRHLLSYLGIDELIWDERQSRVIKARDGTEGCILARSTEAYRRPVAFVFADGIEQRDGSEVLLDESMLKRSLNYSLISRGLAYPTYYNGLFSDLRLPLTRAMARARSEGRGVWPYDLTTKGFSVPCMDPLTEDVVILPKLFRRLVDYMGEGGMMNGFRDHLSARCEPLVRISQVHFTRLDAVVDVKGDRVRLTEPPENLIFLDKVFCKKS; via the coding sequence ATGGCTTTCTTCTTAATAAAAGGGACATTTCATGTTAAGGGATACAGCCCTGACGGCGACTCAATCCGCTTTCGGGCTAGGAATCCTGATAACTGGAAGAAGCTCTCTGGCCCAGCAGTAGAGTTGAATGCTCGCGGACATGCTCAGTTGAGGATAGAGGCGATAGATGCCCTAGAGACCCATTATCAGGGATATCACCAGCCGATGAAGCTGGCAAAAGCAGCCTGCCGGCATCTGCTATCATATCTGGGAATAGATGAACTGATATGGGACGAGAGGCAGAGCAGGGTGATAAAGGCCCGGGATGGGACAGAAGGCTGTATCCTAGCCAGGAGCACTGAGGCTTACCGACGGCCTGTCGCATTCGTCTTTGCTGACGGAATCGAACAGAGGGACGGCTCTGAGGTCCTTTTGGATGAGTCGATGCTGAAGCGAAGCCTCAATTACAGCCTCATCTCCCGTGGCCTGGCCTATCCCACCTATTACAACGGCCTCTTCTCCGACCTCCGCCTTCCTCTCACCCGGGCCATGGCCCGCGCCAGATCCGAGGGACGGGGGGTCTGGCCGTATGACCTGACTACGAAGGGTTTCTCTGTCCCCTGCATGGATCCGCTGACTGAGGATGTGGTCATTCTCCCCAAGCTCTTCCGCCGCCTGGTTGACTACATGGGCGAAGGAGGGATGATGAACGGCTTTCGCGATCACCTCTCAGCCCGCTGCGAGCCCCTGGTCAGGATATCTCAGGTGCACTTCACCAGGCTGGATGCTGTGGTTGATGTGAAAGGAGACCGGGTCAGATTGACCGAGCCCCCTGAGAACCTGATATTCCTGGACAAGGTGTTCTGCAAAAAGAGCTGA